In Aureibaculum algae, the following are encoded in one genomic region:
- a CDS encoding efflux RND transporter periplasmic adaptor subunit: MRKYIQITIVTVLSLFLANCGSEESKTSADNSTPIAVKVSKTTEAGGQFITVSGKIEATNSADLSTRMMGYVNKVYVKVGDKVKKGQLLVSINNADLQAKRAQVNAGITEATAAFNNAEKDYKRFQSLFAEKSASQKEMDDMTANFEMAKARLESANQMKNEINAQFTYSNMIAPFNGVITSKNIDAGDMANPGMPLISIETPGKFEVMAMVPETEISQINKGADVAVLVKSIGATLKGKVTEVSTSAKNTGGQYLVKIGLDKTEVAILSGMFVSVQFPIEKQTKNQAILIPIESVISKGQLSGIYTVSESNTALLRWLRLGRTYGDQVEVLSGLNADEAYIVSAEGKLYNGAKISVQ, encoded by the coding sequence ATGAGAAAATACATTCAAATAACCATAGTAACAGTCCTTTCGCTTTTTTTAGCGAATTGTGGAAGCGAAGAAAGCAAAACCAGTGCTGATAATTCAACGCCTATTGCTGTAAAGGTGAGTAAGACTACCGAAGCTGGTGGTCAGTTTATTACGGTAAGCGGGAAAATAGAAGCCACTAATAGTGCCGATTTAAGTACCAGAATGATGGGGTATGTTAATAAGGTATATGTTAAGGTTGGCGATAAGGTTAAGAAAGGTCAACTGTTGGTTTCAATTAACAATGCGGATTTACAAGCGAAAAGAGCACAAGTAAACGCAGGTATTACAGAAGCTACCGCAGCTTTTAATAATGCTGAAAAAGACTATAAACGCTTTCAAAGTTTATTTGCAGAAAAAAGTGCATCGCAAAAAGAAATGGATGATATGACGGCTAATTTTGAAATGGCAAAAGCACGTTTAGAATCTGCAAATCAAATGAAAAATGAAATTAATGCACAATTCACCTATAGTAATATGATAGCACCTTTTAACGGTGTGATAACGAGTAAAAATATTGATGCGGGTGATATGGCAAATCCAGGAATGCCTCTAATAAGTATAGAAACTCCTGGTAAATTTGAAGTAATGGCCATGGTGCCAGAAACAGAAATTTCACAGATCAATAAGGGAGCAGACGTTGCTGTATTAGTGAAGTCAATTGGAGCTACACTAAAGGGTAAAGTTACAGAAGTTAGCACATCAGCAAAAAATACAGGGGGTCAATATTTAGTTAAAATTGGTTTAGATAAAACAGAAGTAGCTATTCTTTCTGGAATGTTTGTTAGTGTTCAATTTCCGATTGAAAAACAAACTAAAAATCAAGCCATTTTAATACCTATTGAATCCGTGATATCTAAAGGTCAATTGTCTGGTATTTACACAGTAAGTGAGAGCAATACAGCATTGTTACGTTGGTTGCGTTTAGGGAGAACCTATGGAGATCAAGTGGAAGTATTATCAGGTTTAAATGCTGACGAAGCATATATTGTTTCCGCGGAAGGTAAACTTTATAATGGAGCAAAAATTAGTGTACAGTAA
- a CDS encoding efflux RND transporter permease subunit, translated as MKEGIAGKIAKVFMQSKLTVLLMIVFMVVGVYSSFLIPREEEPQIDVPMADIFIGYPGASPTEVESRVIKPLEQLISNVKGVEYVYSTAMKEQGMVTVQFYVGEDIERSFVKLYNEINKHMDKMPEGVTFPLVKTRAIDDVPMLGLTLWSENYDDYQLGQMADELEEEIKKVNDVSITHKIGGRDRQLRVVLDKDKLAASGLDFLSVSEMIKANNSQLNSGSFDKNDTEFLINTGKFLQTVTDIENLVVGVQQNQPIYLKQVAKIIDGPEVPQNYVSLGFGKGSEKASDYKSDYPAVTISVAKRKGADAMKIAELIIDKVDHLRTSLIPDDVHVEVTRNYGETASHKVSELLLHLIGSIIAVTFVVMLAMGWRGGLVVFLSVPITFALTLLSYYIMDYTLNRITLFALVFVTGIVVDDSIIIAENMHRHFKMKRLPFKQAALYAINEVGNPTILATFTVIASVLPMAFVSGLMGPYMAPMPIGASIAMILSLFVALTVTPYLGYIFLREKTKKGQPEKVEKPLENTIIYRLYNKFERPLMESKAKRWIFLGVTFVVLLGTMLLFFTKSVVVKMLPFDNKNEFQVVIDMPEGTTLERTGVVTQEIAQYLSSRPEIVNYQNYVGTSAPITFNGLVRHYDLRGGSNMADIQVNLIDKNDRTAQSHDIAKLLRPDIQKIASKFNANVKLVEVPPGPPVMSTIVAEVYGPDYNEQIKIADNIKSILNNTDDVVDVDWMVEADQTEYQFEINKEKAMLYGVAPKQIAYTMNMALSNRAITTLYDEDAINQVGLVLSLDEKEKSTITDISQLKVKSKQGNMVPIADLVTIKEAVSAKSIFHKNQKRVVYVMADMAGVLESPAYAILGMEEKLKEIPLPKGYEINEMYLGQPEFEDNYTVKWDGEWQITLEVFRDLGIAFLGAIILIYILIVGWFQNFKAPIVMMVAIPLSLIGIILGHWIMGAFFTATSFIGMIALAGIMVRNSVLLIDFINLRTADGIPLKQAAIEAGAVRTTPILLTAGTVVIGAFVILFDPIFQGLAISLMGGTIVSTVLTLLVVPLVYYMIEKKKWEHVGDIEAGGTETKEIELKGKE; from the coding sequence ATGAAAGAAGGAATCGCAGGTAAAATTGCCAAAGTCTTTATGCAATCGAAATTAACAGTACTGTTAATGATTGTATTTATGGTTGTTGGTGTTTATAGTTCGTTTTTAATTCCACGTGAGGAAGAGCCACAAATTGATGTGCCTATGGCAGATATTTTTATAGGATATCCTGGGGCTAGTCCTACCGAAGTAGAATCACGTGTTATCAAACCATTGGAGCAATTAATTTCTAATGTTAAAGGGGTAGAATATGTGTATTCTACAGCGATGAAGGAGCAAGGTATGGTCACTGTTCAGTTTTATGTAGGTGAAGATATAGAGCGTTCGTTTGTAAAATTATACAACGAAATTAATAAGCATATGGACAAAATGCCAGAAGGCGTAACGTTTCCGTTAGTAAAAACACGTGCTATTGATGATGTACCTATGCTTGGTTTAACACTATGGAGTGAGAATTACGACGATTATCAATTAGGCCAAATGGCTGATGAACTAGAGGAGGAAATTAAAAAAGTAAATGATGTTTCTATAACCCATAAAATAGGAGGTAGAGACCGTCAATTGCGTGTGGTTTTAGATAAAGATAAATTGGCTGCAAGTGGTTTAGATTTTTTATCAGTATCTGAAATGATAAAGGCTAATAATAGCCAATTGAATTCTGGTAGTTTTGATAAAAATGATACAGAGTTTCTTATAAATACCGGAAAATTTTTACAAACCGTTACAGATATTGAAAACTTGGTTGTTGGAGTGCAACAAAATCAACCAATTTATTTAAAACAAGTAGCAAAAATTATTGATGGACCTGAAGTACCTCAAAATTATGTGAGTTTAGGTTTTGGAAAAGGGAGTGAGAAAGCATCGGATTATAAATCTGATTATCCAGCAGTAACCATTTCTGTCGCCAAAAGAAAAGGTGCAGATGCCATGAAAATTGCAGAATTAATTATTGATAAAGTGGATCATTTACGTACCTCATTGATTCCAGATGATGTACATGTTGAAGTTACTAGAAATTATGGAGAAACAGCATCTCATAAAGTTTCTGAGTTATTGTTACACCTTATAGGATCTATCATAGCGGTAACGTTTGTAGTAATGCTTGCCATGGGCTGGCGTGGTGGTTTGGTGGTATTTTTATCTGTGCCTATTACATTTGCATTGACGTTGTTAAGTTATTATATAATGGATTACACGTTAAACCGAATTACATTATTTGCTCTGGTTTTTGTAACGGGTATTGTGGTCGATGACTCCATTATTATTGCGGAAAATATGCATAGGCATTTTAAAATGAAGCGTTTACCATTTAAACAAGCGGCTTTGTATGCTATTAATGAAGTTGGAAATCCGACTATTTTGGCAACGTTTACCGTAATTGCTTCCGTGTTACCAATGGCTTTTGTTTCTGGGTTAATGGGACCTTATATGGCACCAATGCCAATTGGAGCATCGATAGCAATGATTTTGTCGCTGTTTGTAGCTCTAACCGTTACACCGTATTTGGGTTATATATTTTTAAGAGAAAAAACTAAAAAAGGACAACCAGAAAAAGTTGAAAAGCCTTTAGAAAATACAATCATTTACCGTTTGTACAACAAGTTTGAGCGTCCATTAATGGAAAGTAAAGCAAAACGTTGGATATTTTTAGGAGTTACATTTGTGGTGTTATTAGGTACGATGCTGCTGTTTTTCACCAAATCGGTAGTGGTGAAAATGCTACCTTTTGATAACAAAAATGAATTTCAAGTGGTAATTGATATGCCAGAAGGCACAACATTAGAGCGAACAGGTGTTGTAACACAAGAAATTGCTCAATATTTATCTTCACGTCCAGAGATTGTAAATTATCAAAATTATGTGGGTACATCGGCACCTATTACATTTAACGGTTTGGTACGTCATTACGATTTACGTGGGGGTAGTAATATGGCTGATATTCAAGTAAATTTAATTGATAAAAATGACCGAACAGCACAAAGTCATGATATTGCTAAATTATTGCGTCCAGATATTCAAAAAATAGCTTCAAAATTCAATGCCAACGTGAAATTAGTAGAAGTCCCACCAGGACCTCCTGTAATGTCAACCATTGTAGCAGAAGTCTATGGACCGGATTATAATGAGCAAATAAAAATTGCTGATAACATTAAATCAATTTTAAATAATACAGACGATGTTGTAGATGTAGATTGGATGGTCGAAGCTGATCAGACAGAATATCAATTTGAAATCAACAAAGAAAAAGCCATGTTGTATGGTGTGGCACCAAAGCAGATTGCTTATACAATGAATATGGCGTTATCTAATAGAGCCATTACCACATTATATGATGAAGATGCGATTAACCAAGTGGGATTAGTTTTAAGTTTAGACGAAAAAGAGAAATCGACCATTACGGATATTTCTCAACTTAAGGTGAAATCTAAACAAGGAAATATGGTTCCTATTGCCGATTTGGTCACAATTAAAGAAGCCGTAAGTGCAAAAAGTATCTTTCATAAGAACCAAAAACGAGTGGTATATGTGATGGCTGATATGGCGGGTGTATTAGAAAGTCCTGCGTATGCCATTTTAGGTATGGAAGAAAAGTTAAAAGAGATTCCATTACCAAAAGGCTATGAAATTAATGAAATGTACTTGGGTCAACCTGAATTTGAAGATAACTATACCGTAAAATGGGATGGGGAATGGCAAATTACCTTAGAAGTGTTCAGAGATTTAGGAATTGCATTTTTAGGTGCTATTATCTTGATTTATATTCTAATTGTTGGATGGTTTCAAAACTTTAAAGCACCAATTGTGATGATGGTGGCTATTCCTTTATCATTGATTGGAATTATTCTAGGACACTGGATTATGGGGGCGTTTTTTACAGCAACTTCATTTATAGGTATGATTGCCTTAGCAGGTATTATGGTGCGAAATTCAGTGCTGTTAATTGACTTTATCAATCTAAGGACGGCAGATGGCATTCCCTTAAAGCAAGCAGCTATTGAAGCGGGAGCAGTGAGAACCACACCTATTTTATTAACGGCCGGAACAGTAGTTATTGGAGCCTTCGTTATTTTGTTTGATCCAATTTTTCAGGGGTTAGCCATATCATTAATGGGTGGAACTATTGTTTCTACAGTGTTGACTTTATTAGTAGTGCCTTTAGTGTATTACATGATAGAGAAGAAAAAATGGGAACATGTTGGAGATATTGAAGCTGGAGGTACGGAAACAAAAGAAATTGAATTGAAAGGCAAGGAGTAG
- a CDS encoding YgaP family membrane protein, whose amino-acid sequence MLQNYMNAIVGVIIMASVLLGMFVHPNWLWFTLFVGANLFQSAFTKWCLLSKILMKLGVKEEGGGCKV is encoded by the coding sequence ATGTTACAGAATTATATGAATGCTATTGTTGGGGTCATTATTATGGCCAGTGTTTTATTGGGGATGTTTGTACATCCAAATTGGTTATGGTTCACCTTATTTGTAGGAGCTAATTTATTTCAATCTGCCTTTACGAAATGGTGCCTTTTAAGTAAAATACTTATGAAACTAGGCGTAAAAGAAGAAGGTGGCGGCTGTAAAGTATAA
- a CDS encoding protein-disulfide reductase DsbD family protein, with amino-acid sequence MSKFLITVFLAFLSFSSIHAQIIDPVKWTTSVEKNSDTEFTLIATATIESGYHLYAQNVPEDGPIPTTFTFYTNDDFELIGNTSEEEGHTVDDAVFKMKIKYFDTKAEFKQRIRILNNELSVVKGEVEYMACNDVQCTPPTIKDFNFNIKNTVTPDSDKVIATADAEIEKLENTTTDAVNSDTPKEESQRGLWTIFFIAFLSGFAALLTPCVFPMIPMTVSFFTKQSKSKAAGIRNAVIYGISIIAIYLILGIAVTGIFGADSLNALATNVWFNVIFFLLLVIFAVSFLGAFEITLPSSWGTKIDNQADRGGLIGIFFMALALAIVSFSCTGPIVGTLLVEAASKGGLAPVIGMFGFSLAIALPFALFAAFPGWLNSLPKSGGWLNTVKVVLGFLELALAFKFLSQADLVLQLHWLEREVFIAIWIAIFGTLALYLFGKIKLPHDSPLPHISVGRLSLGLVALTFTIYMIPGLWGAPLNIISAFPPPLDYSESPYGVGNSKSGGASTITEIPEGAHLLAPHDILAFNDYDLGLAYAKKVGKPVMLDFTGWACVNCRKMEQNVWPKPEILNKLKNDVVLISLYVDDKRPLPEGEQVDSKLRPGKKLKYIGQKWSEFQTIRFKANTQPFYVLMGHDEENLNTPVAYTPDADEYLKWLEDGIANFK; translated from the coding sequence ATGTCAAAATTTTTAATTACCGTTTTCTTAGCATTTTTATCCTTCTCATCAATCCATGCTCAAATTATTGATCCCGTAAAATGGACTACTTCAGTTGAAAAAAATTCTGATACAGAATTTACACTAATTGCAACTGCAACTATTGAATCTGGCTATCACTTATATGCTCAAAATGTACCAGAAGATGGCCCTATACCTACAACATTTACTTTTTATACCAATGATGATTTTGAGTTGATAGGAAATACTTCTGAAGAAGAAGGACATACCGTAGATGATGCTGTGTTCAAAATGAAAATTAAATATTTTGATACCAAAGCTGAGTTTAAACAACGTATTAGAATCTTAAATAACGAGTTATCCGTTGTAAAAGGAGAGGTTGAATATATGGCCTGTAATGATGTACAATGTACACCTCCAACTATAAAAGATTTTAATTTTAATATCAAGAATACCGTAACCCCCGATTCTGATAAAGTAATTGCTACCGCAGATGCCGAAATTGAAAAATTAGAAAACACAACCACCGATGCTGTAAACAGTGATACTCCGAAAGAAGAATCGCAAAGAGGATTGTGGACAATCTTTTTTATCGCCTTTTTATCAGGTTTTGCGGCTCTATTAACACCATGTGTGTTTCCTATGATTCCAATGACGGTTAGCTTTTTTACCAAACAAAGTAAATCGAAAGCAGCAGGAATTAGAAATGCAGTTATTTATGGAATTTCAATCATAGCAATCTATTTAATATTAGGAATCGCTGTGACTGGTATTTTTGGTGCTGATTCTTTAAATGCCTTAGCCACCAACGTATGGTTTAATGTCATTTTCTTTTTACTCTTGGTTATTTTTGCCGTTTCCTTTTTAGGTGCTTTTGAAATAACCTTACCAAGTTCATGGGGGACAAAAATTGATAATCAAGCAGACAGAGGTGGACTTATAGGCATCTTTTTTATGGCTTTAGCATTAGCAATTGTTTCCTTTTCTTGTACAGGTCCAATTGTTGGAACTTTATTGGTAGAAGCCGCTTCTAAAGGTGGACTTGCACCAGTTATTGGTATGTTTGGCTTTTCTTTAGCCATTGCCCTACCCTTTGCCCTTTTTGCTGCGTTCCCTGGATGGTTAAATTCATTACCAAAATCTGGTGGATGGTTAAATACCGTTAAGGTTGTATTGGGATTCTTAGAATTAGCATTGGCGTTTAAATTCTTATCTCAGGCCGACTTAGTTTTACAATTACATTGGTTAGAACGTGAAGTGTTTATTGCCATATGGATCGCTATTTTTGGAACCTTAGCACTTTATTTATTCGGAAAAATAAAATTACCACATGATTCTCCTTTACCTCATATTTCAGTAGGCAGATTGAGTTTAGGGTTGGTAGCCTTAACCTTTACCATTTATATGATTCCTGGCTTATGGGGAGCTCCACTAAATATAATTTCAGCCTTCCCTCCACCATTGGACTATAGTGAATCACCTTATGGTGTTGGTAACTCAAAATCTGGAGGTGCATCAACCATTACAGAAATACCTGAAGGAGCACATTTATTAGCTCCACATGATATATTAGCGTTTAATGATTATGACTTAGGATTGGCTTATGCTAAAAAAGTAGGTAAACCTGTGATGTTAGATTTTACAGGCTGGGCATGTGTTAATTGTCGTAAAATGGAGCAAAACGTTTGGCCGAAACCTGAAATTTTAAATAAGTTAAAAAATGACGTAGTCTTAATTTCTCTTTATGTTGACGATAAACGTCCATTACCGGAAGGTGAGCAAGTTGACTCAAAATTACGACCTGGTAAAAAACTAAAATATATTGGTCAAAAATGGAGTGAATTTCAAACCATTCGTTTTAAAGCGAATACACAACCTTTTTATGTTCTAATGGGCCATGATGAAGAAAATCTAAATACGCCTGTTGCTTATACACCAGACGCCGATGAATACTTGAAATGGCTTGAAGATGGTATTGCGAACTTTAAATAA
- a CDS encoding protein-disulfide reductase DsbD domain-containing protein, producing the protein MKKLYILFLIVSLTTSVLQAQIINPVKWSTSVKKISETDYELSAIATIDAGWHLYSQNVPEDGPIPTTFTFKSNANYVKKGNTKEEEGHTINDPVFEMKIKFFEDKATFKQRVKILKTTKTISGEVEFMVCNDKQCSPPTTVDLEFNLN; encoded by the coding sequence ATGAAAAAATTATATATACTTTTTTTAATAGTTTCTTTAACCACTTCTGTATTACAAGCTCAAATTATAAATCCTGTAAAATGGTCTACTTCAGTCAAAAAAATATCTGAAACCGATTATGAATTGTCTGCAATTGCAACTATTGATGCAGGTTGGCATTTATACTCGCAAAATGTTCCAGAAGATGGTCCTATTCCCACTACCTTTACCTTTAAAAGTAATGCCAATTATGTAAAAAAAGGGAATACCAAAGAAGAGGAAGGTCATACTATAAATGATCCTGTTTTTGAAATGAAAATTAAATTTTTTGAAGATAAAGCTACCTTTAAACAAAGGGTGAAAATTTTAAAAACCACTAAGACAATTAGCGGTGAAGTTGAGTTTATGGTCTGTAATGATAAACAATGTTCGCCACCCACAACTGTAGATTTAGAGTTTAATTTGAATTAA
- a CDS encoding LuxR C-terminal-related transcriptional regulator: MRKSIYIFFILVNFFCTVLNAQFSPYFKNYSIADYNAGNQNWGLSKTANSQLYVANNSGLLTFDGIKWTLSEMPNKTVMRSVLHKEGRIYVGSYEEFGYWQKDEQGVLEYHSLSDLIKGQPFQDEEFWQITEWNDAIIFRSFFNIYIYKDDKIEIIHPPSTTISCHVVDNQFYVATLRHGVFSLKNNKLIPFITDEVLTEKKVSFITNYQNTSLLIGTALHGCFIYENKKLIPWQAPINTELKKYQLNNFSKNNDNFMFGTIQNGLYITNKKGEIEFQVNKENGLLNNTILGQTLTNDGKLWLGLNSGIAQIDMSSNLVFYNDSSGKLGAVYDIINFRNTTYIGSNTGLYYLDKENKLKFIAHSQGQVWDLKEINGQLFCGHNNGTYLVEHNKLKLISTHAGGWVIKKVPERQNIYVQGTYVGLVSYKKEGSTWQVKHLGATTNPFRFLVFENKSTAWAAHAYKGLYRIKFDVNYDSIVSIKNYSTKGLNSEYNVRVYKIKNDICFKTNEGWQKYEALRDSIVDAPILNNEFGKHAYVISEENENILSLKKELSIEFKSFNTINYQMIVTDEYLKNRLVIGYENISNFNDNQLALSLNDGFLITDTSKKVLNKKPLKPFIDNFKLNGKNRTLDHINNEDFKYKSNVSIGLTVDGAANHFFEYSFDTITPTKWIAIENEKIELNNLTEGDYTLYFRSNNSFKNPSEVISLNFNVSPPWYRAKTGYVLYMLLGLLIMAIFYFLHKGKIAKEQRLLQLDLEKKQAIILKEAEIENEKRLISIRNEGLKSEVKLKSKQLANNAMSLVKKNETLTNLKREFVLNRNSFDTELYQKLLKKIDGSLGQKDEWKIFEYNFNQVHEDFFIGLKKQFPKLTHKDLKLCAYIKMNMLTKEIAPLMNISERGVETHRYRLKKKLNLDKEDLQTFLKIY, translated from the coding sequence ATGCGAAAATCTATTTACATATTCTTTATACTCGTTAATTTCTTTTGTACGGTATTAAATGCTCAGTTTAGTCCTTATTTTAAAAATTATTCTATTGCTGATTATAATGCTGGTAATCAAAATTGGGGATTATCAAAAACGGCCAACAGTCAATTATATGTAGCAAACAACAGTGGACTTTTAACTTTTGATGGTATTAAGTGGACCCTATCTGAAATGCCTAATAAAACGGTTATGCGTTCTGTATTGCATAAAGAGGGAAGAATTTATGTGGGCTCTTATGAAGAATTTGGCTATTGGCAAAAAGATGAACAAGGTGTTTTAGAATATCATTCTTTAAGTGATTTGATTAAAGGACAACCTTTTCAAGATGAAGAATTTTGGCAAATTACGGAATGGAATGATGCTATTATTTTTCGTTCATTTTTTAATATTTACATCTATAAAGATGATAAAATAGAAATTATACATCCTCCTTCAACAACTATTTCTTGCCATGTAGTTGATAATCAATTTTATGTAGCCACCTTAAGGCATGGTGTTTTTAGTCTAAAAAATAATAAACTAATCCCTTTTATTACGGATGAAGTATTAACCGAGAAAAAGGTAAGTTTTATTACGAACTATCAAAATACTAGTTTGTTAATAGGTACAGCTTTGCATGGCTGTTTTATATATGAAAATAAAAAACTCATTCCTTGGCAAGCTCCAATTAATACAGAACTAAAGAAGTATCAGCTAAATAATTTTTCAAAAAATAATGACAACTTCATGTTTGGTACCATCCAAAATGGACTCTATATTACGAATAAGAAAGGAGAAATTGAATTTCAAGTAAATAAGGAAAACGGGTTGCTTAATAATACCATTTTGGGGCAAACATTGACGAATGATGGTAAACTATGGTTAGGGTTAAATAGTGGAATTGCTCAAATTGATATGAGCTCAAATCTTGTTTTTTATAATGACAGTTCAGGGAAACTAGGAGCCGTCTATGATATAATTAATTTTAGAAATACTACTTATATAGGGAGTAATACCGGATTGTATTATTTAGATAAAGAAAATAAGTTAAAATTTATAGCCCATTCTCAAGGTCAAGTTTGGGATTTAAAAGAAATTAATGGACAATTATTTTGTGGTCACAATAATGGAACCTATTTGGTAGAGCATAATAAATTAAAATTAATATCAACACATGCCGGTGGATGGGTTATAAAAAAAGTGCCAGAGCGACAAAATATTTATGTTCAAGGCACCTATGTTGGGTTGGTATCTTATAAAAAGGAAGGAAGTACTTGGCAAGTAAAACATTTAGGAGCAACTACAAATCCTTTTCGATTTTTGGTTTTTGAAAATAAATCTACTGCTTGGGCTGCACATGCCTATAAGGGTTTGTATCGAATTAAATTTGATGTCAACTATGATAGTATCGTCAGTATTAAAAATTATAGTACCAAAGGTTTGAATTCAGAATATAATGTTCGTGTTTATAAAATTAAAAATGACATTTGTTTTAAGACCAATGAAGGGTGGCAAAAATATGAAGCCTTAAGAGATAGTATAGTAGATGCACCTATTTTAAATAATGAATTTGGTAAGCATGCGTATGTGATATCAGAAGAAAATGAAAACATCCTTAGCTTAAAAAAAGAGCTTTCTATTGAATTCAAATCATTTAATACCATTAATTATCAAATGATTGTAACTGACGAATATTTAAAGAATAGATTGGTAATTGGTTATGAAAATATTTCTAATTTTAACGATAACCAGCTAGCACTAAGTTTAAATGATGGCTTTCTGATAACTGATACATCTAAAAAAGTCTTAAACAAGAAACCGTTAAAACCTTTTATAGATAATTTTAAGTTAAATGGAAAAAATCGTACCCTTGACCATATTAATAATGAAGATTTTAAATATAAAAGTAACGTTTCTATTGGTTTAACAGTTGATGGTGCAGCAAACCATTTTTTCGAATATTCATTTGATACTATTACACCAACTAAATGGATAGCTATTGAAAATGAAAAAATAGAATTAAATAATTTAACAGAAGGCGATTATACCCTATATTTTCGATCAAATAATAGTTTTAAAAATCCTTCTGAAGTAATAAGTTTAAATTTTAATGTGAGTCCACCATGGTATAGAGCCAAAACAGGATATGTATTATATATGTTATTAGGACTATTAATAATGGCTATATTTTATTTTCTACATAAGGGGAAAATTGCCAAGGAGCAACGGCTTTTACAACTCGATTTAGAAAAAAAACAAGCTATTATTCTTAAAGAAGCAGAAATAGAAAATGAAAAACGATTGATATCCATTAGAAATGAGGGCTTAAAGAGTGAGGTTAAATTAAAAAGTAAGCAACTGGCCAACAATGCGATGTCATTGGTTAAGAAAAATGAAACGCTAACCAATTTAAAAAGAGAATTTGTTTTAAATAGGAATAGCTTTGACACAGAACTTTATCAAAAATTATTGAAGAAAATTGATGGGTCATTAGGTCAAAAAGATGAATGGAAAATTTTTGAGTATAATTTTAATCAAGTTCATGAAGACTTTTTCATTGGCTTAAAAAAACAATTTCCAAAATTGACTCATAAAGATTTGAAATTGTGTGCATATATTAAAATGAATATGCTAACGAAAGAAATTGCCCCATTAATGAATATTTCTGAAAGAGGAGTTGAAACACACCGTTACCGCCTTAAAAAGAAATTGAATTTAGATAAGGAAGATTTACAAACATTCTTGAAAATTTACTAG